One stretch of Siphonobacter curvatus DNA includes these proteins:
- a CDS encoding acyltransferase family protein codes for MSVTTTFPKGRLLSMDAYRGFVMFLMMAEVLQLSQVAENFPESTVWQFLAYHQSHAEWLGCSLHDLIQPSFSFLVGVALPYSLASRISKSEPFGLQFAHTLRRSLILILLGIFLRSIGRSQTNFTFEDTLTQIGLGYPFLFLIAQRSLRTGWIALGVILVGYWLAFVLYPVPAIDPERVGVPADWPYHFTGIAAHFNKNTNLAWAFDTWFLNLFPREKPFLYNGGGYATLSFIPTLGTMVLGLQAGRWIRAQSAGLLKRFLMMGVAGLILGSLLSVTGLCPSVKRIWTPSWVLFSGGWCFLLLALFYYLIDVKSWQRWSFPLLVIGVNSIAAYCIAHLFEHFIADSFRTHFGPHVYQFLGEPYAPLLRGLIVLLGYWLILYWMYQKKLFIRI; via the coding sequence GTGTCAGTTACTACTACTTTTCCCAAAGGTCGACTCCTGTCGATGGATGCCTACCGCGGCTTTGTGATGTTTTTGATGATGGCCGAAGTATTACAACTGAGCCAAGTCGCCGAAAACTTCCCTGAAAGTACTGTTTGGCAGTTCCTGGCGTATCACCAAAGTCACGCGGAATGGCTGGGCTGCTCGCTCCATGATCTTATTCAGCCTTCGTTTTCGTTTCTGGTAGGCGTGGCTCTGCCTTACTCACTGGCCAGTCGCATCAGTAAGAGCGAACCTTTTGGACTGCAGTTTGCTCATACGCTGCGTCGTTCGCTGATTTTAATCTTGCTGGGCATTTTCCTGCGATCCATTGGCCGTTCACAAACCAACTTTACCTTCGAAGATACGCTAACTCAAATCGGTTTGGGATACCCCTTCCTGTTCCTGATTGCTCAACGCTCGTTACGTACGGGATGGATTGCTTTGGGAGTGATTTTAGTAGGGTACTGGCTGGCGTTTGTGCTCTACCCCGTTCCAGCCATTGATCCCGAACGTGTCGGCGTACCCGCTGACTGGCCTTATCATTTTACCGGCATTGCCGCTCATTTCAATAAAAATACCAATCTGGCCTGGGCCTTCGATACCTGGTTTCTTAACCTGTTCCCTCGGGAAAAACCTTTTCTCTACAACGGGGGTGGATACGCCACTCTGAGCTTTATTCCGACGCTGGGCACGATGGTACTCGGACTACAGGCGGGTCGCTGGATCCGGGCTCAGTCGGCGGGCTTACTCAAACGCTTTCTGATGATGGGTGTTGCCGGGTTAATACTCGGAAGTCTGTTATCTGTAACCGGCCTTTGCCCCTCCGTCAAACGCATCTGGACACCCTCCTGGGTGCTTTTCAGTGGGGGTTGGTGCTTTCTGTTACTGGCGTTATTTTATTATTTAATTGACGTAAAAAGCTGGCAACGCTGGAGCTTCCCCTTACTGGTCATTGGCGTAAATTCCATTGCGGCCTACTGCATTGCTCACCTGTTTGAGCATTTCATTGCGGATTCCTTTCGTACGCATTTTGGCCCCCATGTGTATCAGTTTTTAGGAGAACCCTACGCTCCCCTACTCCGTGGCCTGATCGTACTGCTGGGTTACTGGCTGATTTTGTACTGGATGTACCAGAAGAAATTGTTCATTCGAATCTGA
- a CDS encoding bestrophin family protein yields the protein MVEYNSKDWFKAVFRIHKAETIHRLAPLLLGMTVYTTIVAVLVLEFWHPGPDSDLRSIATAHSLLGFVMSLLLVFRTNSAYDRWWEGRKLWGSLVNNSRNLAIKLAHIIPNDQEDDRAFFRHMIPNYAFSLKNHLRGVFVAEDLKVAPGFNPADLNPQQHVPNQMAMRIFSKMDELYQKGVIRPEHLLVLNPEFQSFTDILGGCERIKKTPIPFSYSLFLKKFISIYCLSLPFGYVLTLHYSVIPMVLFIFYVLSSLEEIAEEIEDPFGKDYNDLPTDDISTGIRKAIGDLL from the coding sequence ATGGTTGAGTATAATTCCAAAGACTGGTTTAAAGCCGTCTTTCGCATTCACAAAGCAGAAACCATTCACCGGTTGGCTCCACTTCTGCTTGGCATGACGGTCTATACAACAATCGTTGCCGTGCTGGTGCTCGAATTCTGGCATCCCGGCCCGGATTCGGACCTGAGAAGTATTGCTACGGCTCATTCACTGCTGGGTTTTGTCATGTCGCTCTTATTGGTTTTTCGTACCAATTCGGCGTATGATCGCTGGTGGGAGGGGCGGAAGCTCTGGGGGAGTCTGGTGAATAATTCCCGAAATCTGGCCATTAAACTGGCCCATATCATCCCCAATGATCAGGAAGATGATCGGGCTTTTTTCCGACACATGATTCCGAACTACGCCTTCTCGCTGAAAAACCACTTACGCGGCGTCTTTGTAGCGGAAGACCTCAAAGTCGCTCCTGGTTTTAACCCCGCCGATCTGAATCCGCAACAGCACGTACCCAACCAGATGGCGATGCGGATTTTTAGTAAGATGGATGAGCTGTACCAGAAAGGCGTCATCCGACCCGAACATTTGCTGGTACTCAATCCCGAATTTCAGTCGTTTACTGATATTCTGGGCGGTTGTGAACGGATCAAAAAGACGCCGATTCCTTTTTCGTATAGTTTGTTTCTCAAGAAATTCATTTCCATTTACTGTCTGTCCCTGCCCTTTGGCTACGTACTTACGCTCCACTACTCCGTGATCCCGATGGTACTTTTTATTTTCTACGTACTGTCCAGTTTAGAGGAAATTGCGGAGGAAATCGAAGACCCCTTTGGCAAGGATTACAATGATTTACCAACCGATGATATTTCAACGGGTATACGTAAGGCAATTGGCGATTTATTATGA
- a CDS encoding S41 family peptidase: protein MRHLLLTALGALLLAQSPELKAQNSNETLLVRQPTLSKTHIAFTYGGDLWIANRDGSQPRRLTVAPGTESGPLFSPDGQTIAFTGTYDGNADIYTISINGGEPKRVTWHPSADVVRSWSPDGKHLLFTSTANSTTPRYPKLFTVSLNGELPQELPIIMSGNWASYSPDGQTIAYTTITDAFNTWKRYRGGMTTPIRLVNTKTMDSELIPHVNASDVQPVWIGSKVYFLSDRNRIMNVFEFDRSTKQVKQITQYTDYDVKTLTGNGSELVFEYAGRLHTLEPSSGKATPVPISISPEILALRPTWKNVSNMIRNASLSPSGVRVAIEARGDIYTVPAKKGDWRNLTHSDGTHDRDPIWSPKGDKIAYVSDASGEYQLHLVDQKGEKEPEVISLGEPSFYRLTEFSPDGKKILYQDKKLNLWYMDLSAKKPVKVATDTYGPSTNLEGHFSPDGKWIVYSEKQVNYLNTVFLHEIATGKATAITDGKSDAGNAVFSRDGKYVFFTASTNTGTTVSGLDMSAYDRRVTSSMYVVVLNAKDPSPFAPESDEEKVSDSEKGNDEKKADEKKSDKKDDSKKDKKSDAAKKDEPKKDEPTPKVVVDLEGIGQRILALPIPTAALGNLAVADGGKLFYVNYGDAVTAPSLNRFDLKERKSEPFLPGVAGYTLSADGKKLLYFSGGSNVGIVDVGGKVNPGDGKVDASGLQALIDPRHEWKQMIDEFWRIERDYFYVPNMHGADWKGVKEKYAKFLPHVAHRSDLNYLIGEMMGEMVVGHNYVSGGDFPEVKPIQIGLLGADYETDNGYYRFKKVYNGENWNPNLKAPLTQPGVTVKAGEYLIAVNGRPLRATDNVYSFFENLVGKQVVLKVNSKPSESGARTVTVVPIANETGLRQMDWVEGNRRKVDAATGGKVAYVYLPNTGSDGYTFFNRYYYSQLDKDAVIIDERFNGGGFVADYIIDMLNRPLLSYWNGREGKSFTSPAASIYGPKVMIVNEYAGSGGDALPNFFRRRNLGTIIGKRTWGGLVGISGYPSLIDGGSVTSPSFGIYSPDGKWEVENIGVAPDIEVEMTPKDTQNGKDPQLEKAIETVLDQLKKNPVKRLEAPAPDNRARD, encoded by the coding sequence ATGCGTCATTTACTCCTGACGGCTCTGGGAGCTTTACTTCTGGCTCAAAGCCCGGAATTAAAAGCCCAGAATTCCAACGAAACCTTACTGGTTCGTCAGCCCACATTATCCAAAACGCACATTGCCTTTACGTACGGAGGTGATCTCTGGATTGCCAATCGGGATGGTTCGCAACCCCGCCGGCTTACCGTAGCTCCCGGTACAGAAAGTGGCCCTTTGTTCTCTCCTGATGGACAAACCATTGCCTTCACCGGTACGTACGACGGCAACGCCGACATCTATACCATTTCGATCAATGGCGGTGAACCCAAACGCGTAACCTGGCACCCCAGTGCGGATGTAGTCCGTAGCTGGTCGCCCGATGGTAAACACCTGTTGTTCACGTCAACGGCCAATTCAACCACGCCCCGCTATCCGAAGCTCTTTACCGTATCGCTCAATGGAGAATTACCGCAGGAATTACCCATTATCATGAGCGGAAACTGGGCCAGTTATTCCCCCGACGGTCAGACGATTGCGTATACAACCATTACGGATGCCTTCAACACCTGGAAACGCTACCGGGGCGGGATGACGACGCCCATTCGTCTGGTGAATACGAAAACGATGGATTCGGAACTGATTCCGCACGTGAATGCCTCGGACGTTCAGCCCGTGTGGATTGGTTCGAAAGTCTATTTTCTTTCGGATCGGAATCGAATCATGAACGTGTTTGAATTTGATCGTTCGACTAAGCAGGTCAAGCAAATCACGCAGTACACGGATTATGACGTCAAAACGCTGACGGGTAACGGATCGGAACTCGTCTTTGAGTACGCCGGACGTCTGCATACCCTGGAGCCTTCTTCGGGTAAAGCTACCCCGGTACCCATCAGTATATCTCCCGAAATTCTGGCTTTGCGACCCACCTGGAAAAATGTTTCCAACATGATTCGGAATGCCAGCCTTTCGCCCAGCGGTGTACGCGTGGCGATTGAAGCTCGCGGCGACATCTATACCGTTCCGGCAAAAAAAGGGGATTGGCGTAACCTGACGCACAGCGATGGTACCCACGACCGCGACCCGATCTGGTCACCCAAAGGAGATAAAATTGCTTACGTATCCGACGCTTCCGGCGAATACCAGTTGCATTTGGTGGATCAGAAAGGCGAAAAAGAGCCGGAAGTTATTTCGCTGGGCGAGCCTTCCTTCTATCGCCTGACGGAGTTTTCGCCCGATGGCAAGAAAATCCTGTATCAGGACAAGAAGCTGAACTTGTGGTACATGGATCTGTCGGCGAAGAAACCCGTTAAAGTAGCGACGGACACCTACGGACCCAGTACCAATCTGGAGGGACATTTCTCGCCCGATGGCAAATGGATTGTGTACTCCGAAAAGCAGGTCAATTACCTCAATACTGTTTTCCTGCACGAAATCGCAACGGGCAAAGCAACGGCCATTACCGATGGTAAGAGTGATGCCGGTAATGCAGTATTCAGCCGGGATGGCAAGTACGTATTCTTCACGGCCAGCACCAATACGGGTACAACCGTAAGCGGGTTGGACATGAGTGCTTATGATCGGCGGGTGACGAGTAGTATGTATGTGGTGGTATTGAATGCGAAAGATCCTTCCCCTTTCGCTCCGGAATCGGACGAAGAGAAGGTTTCTGACTCGGAAAAAGGTAACGATGAGAAGAAAGCAGACGAGAAAAAGTCCGATAAAAAAGACGACAGTAAAAAAGATAAAAAGTCCGACGCCGCGAAGAAAGACGAGCCCAAGAAAGATGAGCCGACGCCGAAAGTCGTCGTGGATTTGGAGGGCATTGGCCAACGCATTCTGGCACTCCCTATTCCGACGGCTGCTCTCGGTAATCTGGCCGTAGCCGATGGGGGTAAACTGTTCTACGTTAATTACGGCGACGCGGTAACGGCTCCATCCCTGAATCGGTTTGATCTGAAGGAACGTAAGTCTGAACCCTTCCTGCCGGGCGTGGCGGGGTACACGCTCAGTGCTGATGGCAAAAAACTCCTGTATTTTTCGGGCGGCTCGAATGTTGGTATTGTAGACGTGGGTGGAAAAGTGAATCCGGGTGATGGCAAAGTAGACGCCAGCGGCTTACAGGCACTGATTGATCCCCGCCACGAGTGGAAGCAGATGATCGACGAATTCTGGCGGATTGAGCGGGATTACTTCTACGTACCCAACATGCACGGAGCCGACTGGAAAGGTGTGAAAGAGAAGTACGCGAAATTTCTGCCGCACGTCGCTCATCGTTCCGATCTTAACTATCTGATTGGCGAGATGATGGGTGAAATGGTTGTTGGACACAATTACGTATCCGGGGGTGATTTTCCGGAAGTAAAACCCATTCAGATTGGCTTACTGGGAGCCGATTACGAAACGGACAATGGTTACTACCGCTTCAAGAAAGTGTACAACGGTGAAAACTGGAATCCAAATCTGAAAGCTCCGCTGACTCAGCCGGGCGTTACGGTCAAGGCGGGTGAATACTTGATTGCCGTCAATGGCCGTCCGCTGCGGGCTACGGATAACGTTTATAGTTTCTTCGAAAATCTGGTGGGTAAGCAGGTGGTACTGAAAGTCAACAGCAAACCCAGTGAATCCGGTGCTCGTACGGTAACGGTCGTACCAATTGCCAACGAAACAGGCCTTCGTCAGATGGATTGGGTGGAAGGCAACCGCCGCAAAGTAGACGCGGCAACGGGCGGCAAAGTAGCCTACGTATACCTACCGAACACGGGTTCCGATGGATACACGTTCTTCAACCGCTACTATTACAGTCAGTTGGATAAAGACGCAGTCATTATTGACGAACGTTTCAACGGCGGTGGTTTCGTAGCGGATTACATCATCGATATGCTGAACCGGCCGCTACTGAGCTACTGGAACGGTCGAGAAGGCAAATCCTTTACGTCACCCGCGGCTTCCATTTACGGACCTAAGGTGATGATCGTTAATGAATACGCGGGTTCGGGTGGTGATGCTTTACCGAATTTCTTCCGTCGCCGGAATCTGGGTACCATTATTGGAAAGCGTACCTGGGGTGGGCTCGTCGGTATTTCGGGTTATCCTTCGCTGATTGATGGTGGTTCGGTTACTTCGCCCAGCTTTGGCATCTACTCACCCGATGGTAAATGGGAAGTAGAAAACATCGGCGTAGCTCCGGATATTGAAGTCGAAATGACGCCAAAGGATACGCAAAATGGCAAAGATCCCCAACTGGAGAAAGCCATTGAAACCGTACTGGATCAACTCAAAAAGAATCCGGTGAAACGTCTGGAAGCACCCGCTCCGGATAACCGGGCCAGGGATTAA
- a CDS encoding pyridoxal phosphate-dependent aminotransferase, whose protein sequence is MAVAELEVRLADRINALEESSTLGMTKKARELAAQGHKVISLSVGEPDFKTPQHICEAAKKAIDDGFHGYSPVAGYPDLRKAIADKLKRDNNIDWKPENIVVSTGAKHSLANVLQVLVNPGDEVVIFAPYWVSYSEMVKLAEGTSVVIDGAFENNFKVTAEQFEAAITPKTKVVMFASPNNPTGSVYSEAELRAIGEVVARHPNVFVVADEIYEYINFTAEGHFSIGSIPEIKDRVITVNGVAKGHAMTGWRIGFIGAAKWIADGVEKLQGQVTSGTNSIAQKAAVAAFNGPLDDAKKMKEAYQRRRELVVGKLKEIPGFKVNVPDGAFYAFPDISAYFGKSDGTTTINNSDDFCNWLLDQAHVATVAGSGFGAPNCMRISTAAADEQLAEACDRIKAAVARLN, encoded by the coding sequence ATGGCAGTGGCAGAACTGGAAGTGAGACTAGCCGACCGTATCAACGCGTTGGAAGAGTCATCGACGCTGGGCATGACGAAAAAAGCCCGCGAATTGGCCGCCCAAGGACACAAGGTCATCAGCCTTTCTGTGGGTGAACCCGATTTCAAAACCCCGCAACACATTTGCGAAGCCGCCAAGAAAGCCATCGACGATGGTTTCCACGGTTATTCGCCCGTTGCTGGCTATCCCGATTTGCGGAAAGCCATTGCCGATAAGCTGAAGCGTGATAATAATATTGACTGGAAACCCGAAAACATCGTGGTTTCAACCGGAGCCAAACACTCGCTGGCCAACGTGCTGCAAGTACTGGTAAACCCCGGTGATGAAGTCGTCATTTTCGCTCCGTACTGGGTAAGCTACTCCGAAATGGTAAAGCTTGCCGAAGGTACATCCGTGGTAATTGACGGAGCTTTTGAAAATAACTTCAAGGTTACGGCCGAGCAGTTCGAAGCCGCCATTACGCCTAAAACCAAGGTCGTCATGTTTGCATCGCCTAACAACCCGACGGGTTCCGTATACTCGGAAGCCGAATTGCGGGCGATTGGCGAGGTTGTGGCTCGTCACCCAAACGTATTTGTCGTGGCTGATGAAATTTACGAATACATCAACTTCACGGCGGAAGGCCATTTCAGTATCGGCTCGATTCCTGAAATTAAGGATCGCGTCATTACCGTAAATGGAGTAGCCAAAGGCCACGCCATGACGGGCTGGCGGATCGGATTCATCGGAGCCGCCAAATGGATTGCCGACGGCGTAGAAAAACTACAGGGTCAGGTGACTTCGGGTACGAATTCCATCGCCCAGAAAGCGGCGGTAGCGGCCTTTAACGGTCCTCTGGATGACGCCAAGAAAATGAAGGAAGCCTATCAGCGTCGTCGTGAACTGGTGGTTGGTAAGCTGAAAGAAATTCCCGGATTCAAAGTCAATGTACCCGACGGAGCATTCTATGCCTTCCCCGACATCAGTGCGTATTTCGGAAAATCAGACGGTACTACGACGATTAATAACTCAGACGATTTCTGCAACTGGCTGCTCGATCAGGCTCACGTAGCCACGGTGGCGGGTTCCGGTTTCGGTGCTCCGAACTGCATGCGGATTTCAACGGCGGCGGCCGATGAGCAACTCGCCGAAGCTTGTGATCGTATCAAAGCAGCCGTAGCCCGACTGAACTAA
- a CDS encoding dioxygenase family protein, with translation MERKDFLKRGFSALGYMAIAPLLGSCKKDEDSTTPESGTETGSGSCTATPSETEGPFPTKSPSSLVITDIRSDRTGVPFTIKINIQNKNNACGALAGALVDIWHCDKDGNYSEYGGTGMQSSNFTSVHFLRGRQTTDANGLVTFTSIFPGWYSGRAPHIHVHIYTSSGKSLLVTQIAFPEDVTNTVYTTATNLYTRGKQDTSNARDNVFADSIATELATVTGSVAAGYVLTHTIVVSA, from the coding sequence ATGGAACGTAAAGACTTTTTGAAACGAGGATTTTCTGCGTTAGGATACATGGCCATAGCTCCCCTGTTGGGTAGCTGCAAGAAGGATGAAGATAGTACAACACCGGAGAGTGGTACTGAAACGGGGTCGGGTAGCTGCACGGCAACGCCTTCAGAAACCGAAGGTCCATTTCCTACGAAATCGCCCAGCTCACTAGTGATCACGGATATTCGTTCGGACCGTACGGGGGTGCCCTTTACGATTAAGATCAACATTCAGAATAAAAATAATGCGTGTGGAGCGTTAGCGGGAGCCTTAGTGGATATCTGGCACTGCGATAAGGATGGTAATTACTCGGAATACGGCGGAACGGGGATGCAAAGTAGTAACTTCACTTCCGTACACTTTTTGAGGGGACGGCAAACGACCGATGCGAACGGACTAGTTACCTTTACCTCGATTTTCCCGGGCTGGTACTCCGGCCGGGCTCCGCATATTCACGTACATATCTATACTTCGAGTGGAAAGTCATTGCTGGTTACGCAGATTGCATTTCCCGAAGACGTGACAAACACCGTATATACTACGGCCACGAACCTGTATACCCGTGGTAAGCAGGATACCAGCAACGCTCGGGACAACGTATTCGCTGACTCCATCGCTACCGAACTTGCTACCGTAACCGGTAGTGTGGCGGCGGGATACGTACTCACCCACACGATTGTAGTGAGTGCTTAA
- a CDS encoding pirin family protein — MKQDSVEAQIYLANQRGLTELDWLRSWQVFNFGWYQVEGRQPFGNLQVLNDDTLQAGTRLRMQAEENTRVLILPLVGGIEYTDEMGGHAFVAAGQTLEVATPNSLSYEIANPYEEELINFLQIWIHQKTDAYRLTSQSFELSPGNQLVPISQDQLYYIGQYDGRAEGQYTLTDPAKGVFIFCIEGAFEMQNRLLESRDGLALKHADSIEFEALSSGAIVLIVEV, encoded by the coding sequence ATGAAACAGGATTCGGTAGAAGCTCAGATCTACCTGGCTAATCAGCGGGGGCTAACGGAATTGGACTGGTTGCGAAGCTGGCAGGTATTCAACTTCGGATGGTATCAGGTGGAAGGTCGGCAGCCGTTTGGTAACTTACAGGTACTCAACGACGATACGCTACAAGCCGGAACCCGTCTGCGTATGCAGGCTGAGGAAAATACCCGCGTACTCATTCTACCACTGGTAGGGGGCATTGAATACACCGACGAGATGGGTGGTCATGCGTTTGTTGCCGCCGGACAAACCTTGGAGGTGGCCACTCCCAATTCGCTTTCGTATGAAATTGCTAATCCGTATGAGGAGGAGCTGATCAATTTCCTGCAAATCTGGATTCATCAGAAAACGGATGCGTATCGCCTCACCAGCCAGTCGTTCGAGTTGAGCCCGGGTAATCAGCTGGTACCCATTAGTCAGGATCAACTCTATTACATCGGGCAGTACGATGGGCGGGCGGAAGGTCAGTATACGCTCACCGATCCAGCCAAAGGTGTATTCATTTTTTGCATTGAAGGGGCTTTTGAAATGCAAAACCGACTGCTGGAAAGTCGGGATGGATTAGCATTGAAACATGCGGATTCAATCGAATTTGAAGCCCTTTCTTCCGGAGCTATTGTGCTGATTGTCGAAGTTTAG
- a CDS encoding methyltransferase, translating into MQPTLDLAPITRHLRAMYGSRLLVAAVNHLSVFEQFEHGPLSFTELQARLQLSERPAHVLIPSLCAMEVLTQTAEGKLYPSELGQYLSRKIPQNLIGYVGLEKEDPGVLEMVTRLQNDGPLDASEGFSYVMDADAPSPMDEPETARLFTLGLAGRARKLSPIVAEHLPRIEGHLLDVAGGTGFYTFEWLHRNPSATATLFDRPQVLEVAKELLEEFIAHTGDQTIRTRIQFQAGDMLTDALPQTDLLLAASLFHDWPTETCQELAQRFATSLRPGGELWVHDTFLNDTLDGPKPATDYGAALFWGTKGRIYSRQEHRSWFEQAGLQPLPTEIPTQMEYGLMAARKA; encoded by the coding sequence ATGCAACCAACCCTTGATCTGGCTCCGATTACCCGTCACCTGCGGGCCATGTACGGTTCGCGGCTACTCGTAGCCGCCGTGAATCACCTGAGTGTATTCGAACAATTCGAACACGGACCACTTTCGTTTACCGAATTACAGGCCCGGCTTCAACTCAGCGAGCGTCCCGCTCACGTTCTTATTCCGAGCCTTTGTGCGATGGAAGTGCTGACGCAAACAGCCGAAGGTAAACTTTATCCGTCGGAACTGGGCCAGTACCTATCCCGAAAAATACCGCAAAATCTGATTGGTTACGTGGGTCTGGAAAAAGAGGACCCGGGTGTATTGGAAATGGTGACGCGTCTACAAAACGACGGTCCGCTGGATGCCTCCGAAGGTTTTTCGTACGTCATGGATGCTGATGCTCCATCGCCCATGGATGAACCCGAAACGGCCCGATTGTTCACGCTGGGCCTGGCCGGACGGGCTCGTAAACTTTCCCCAATCGTGGCCGAACACCTCCCCCGCATCGAAGGCCATCTGCTCGACGTGGCCGGAGGTACGGGCTTCTACACGTTCGAATGGTTACACCGCAATCCCTCAGCAACGGCTACGCTTTTTGACCGACCCCAGGTACTGGAAGTTGCCAAAGAACTGCTGGAAGAATTCATTGCTCATACGGGTGATCAGACCATTCGTACCCGTATCCAGTTCCAGGCGGGCGATATGCTGACGGATGCGTTACCCCAAACGGATCTACTGCTGGCGGCGAGTCTTTTTCACGACTGGCCAACGGAAACGTGTCAGGAGCTGGCTCAACGCTTTGCGACGTCCCTTCGCCCCGGCGGTGAATTGTGGGTACACGATACGTTTCTGAACGATACACTCGATGGCCCCAAACCCGCTACTGACTACGGAGCCGCGTTGTTCTGGGGTACCAAGGGTCGCATTTATAGCCGACAGGAACACCGCAGCTGGTTTGAGCAGGCCGGGTTACAGCCCTTACCGACAGAAATTCCTACCCAGATGGAGTACGGACTAATGGCGGCTCGAAAGGCTTAA
- a CDS encoding EamA family transporter: MWIVFALLAALSAAIVVIFSKIGVKDVDSNLAFAIQSVLIIIVAWSVVAWQGSLSQVTRIERRTWVFLILAGIITCLSSLFSFRALKLGDAGKVSPITNLSFVLALIFGIVFLKEKINWVVIAGAVLMAIGGVMIATARE; the protein is encoded by the coding sequence ATGTGGATCGTATTCGCCTTGCTGGCGGCACTCTCGGCCGCTATTGTGGTTATTTTCTCAAAGATTGGAGTCAAGGACGTCGATTCAAATCTGGCCTTCGCTATTCAGTCCGTACTCATCATTATTGTAGCCTGGAGCGTAGTCGCCTGGCAAGGTAGCCTTAGTCAGGTTACCCGCATTGAACGTCGTACCTGGGTCTTTCTGATTTTAGCTGGCATCATTACCTGTCTTTCATCGCTGTTCAGCTTTCGGGCTCTCAAGCTCGGTGATGCAGGAAAGGTTTCGCCCATTACGAACCTTTCCTTCGTACTGGCTCTAATTTTCGGTATCGTTTTTCTGAAAGAAAAAATCAATTGGGTCGTAATTGCCGGAGCTGTACTCATGGCCATTGGCGGCGTTATGATTGCCACCGCCCGCGAGTAG
- a CDS encoding LURP-one-related family protein has translation MSSPRYSKFFDCNTFLIDEKVGLFKFSNAYQVFSDTGEAMGLIQQRVSTFHKILRVLGDIKKMMPFTLEILDNQGVVQTTIHRGWTFFMSSITITDALGVKLGSIQQKFKLFKPRFIITDEYGQVVAEINGDWKAWDFTITDPKGQVIGTISKKWNGAMRELFTSADKYVVSINESVVEDRRKMAIVSTAITIDMVLKER, from the coding sequence ATGTCCTCCCCCCGCTATTCCAAGTTTTTTGACTGTAACACTTTCTTGATTGACGAAAAAGTAGGTCTTTTCAAATTCTCAAACGCGTATCAGGTATTTAGTGATACGGGTGAAGCGATGGGCCTGATTCAGCAGCGGGTCTCTACGTTTCATAAGATTTTACGCGTACTCGGCGACATAAAAAAGATGATGCCGTTTACGCTCGAAATTTTGGACAACCAGGGCGTTGTACAGACCACCATTCATCGGGGCTGGACCTTTTTTATGTCAAGCATTACGATTACCGATGCTCTGGGAGTTAAGCTGGGTTCAATTCAGCAGAAATTTAAACTCTTCAAACCTCGATTCATCATTACGGATGAATACGGGCAGGTAGTTGCGGAAATTAATGGTGACTGGAAAGCCTGGGATTTCACGATTACGGATCCCAAGGGGCAAGTGATCGGGACGATCTCTAAAAAATGGAACGGAGCCATGCGGGAACTATTTACCTCCGCCGACAAATACGTAGTGTCCATCAACGAATCTGTGGTGGAAGATCGGAGGAAAATGGCGATTGTTTCAACCGCTATTACCATTGATATGGTGCTAAAAGAGCGGTAA